TATGGCCTCCACCCACACCCTCTGCCCTTGGGCCCAGGGTCTACAATTAAGATCACTTAAGCTGAGCCTTGTATTAATCCTGATCAGGAGACCATTGCACGTTTAGGAGTTAGTGATGCATGTAACAGTTCACCTGAGGAGGTccaggcctgtgctgtgctgaaCATCCAACATGGACGCAGGATAAACTCAGCAGCTCACGGCAGGTGAGAGGCAGCTCCCACTCAGtaccagcaccaccaccacctgcatGGCCTTGCCTGTGTCTAAAAGTcaagcaagaagttctcatgagaacatcCTTTAGAAACAGAGTTCCTTTCTTGTGAGGGAATTATATAATCGATCAAATGACCAAGAGGGAGAGCAACCTCCATGGACAGGATCTGCTCAGCACGCCATGGGAAAATCAGTCTCTTTCTGTATGAATGCAGGTTTCCAAGCATCAGAGGGGACATCAGATTTGCTCACTACCCATGATCTTTTTTGTTGTATTCTATTAAAACAGCTCTTTCATTTAGCCCTTTGCTGTTGGTCCTTTCTTACTGAGATCCAGAACGAACCCTTCATCATCTCGCTCACCTCAGTGCCCCTCCAAATGCAGAAGAGATGACACCCATATTCCACAGTCAGAAGGAACGCAATGTACTGTTTAAACTATTAACTGTCATGACATCATTTCAATTGGACATTAAGCAGTGAAACAGATGCCAGTTAAACTCAGTTGAGCCTAAATCTGCATCCAGACTTGAGTATCTCCAGACCTGATTTGACAGGCATGTTCTGCAGCTCTTCAGATAAATCATACAATGGAGAATCactcccccagctcctcctgacccctccccagccccactgaTCAGACCAGGGCCCAGATAATGGACTTAGATTTTTCTTACTAGATGTTGGTTATTTGAATCAATACAGAAAAATTCCACTTGTAGCGTTCTGGGGATTTTGACCAAAGTGCagacagagagaagaggaatttATTACAGAAATCTGGGGGTTATATTTGATTAAAACTGGAATTGCTGGCTGATATCCACACTGCCAGTGTTAAGAAATCTCATTCAGTCTGAATTTCTTTCACCTGGCCTTAGGACTGTCTTTCCTCACTCTTATTTTCAGTCATCAACTGTAGAGTGACCTCTGCATTGTAGTCATCTGTGAACAGCAGAGCGCAAGTGATTCTGTAGGGAAGAATCACCTAATGTGATGTAGGTGTCTTCTGGGTGATAAGGTAGATGACTGGTTGGAAGTGCTGTATCTTTGTTTAATTAAACAGAAGCATAGTATGATTCACCCaaataaagacagaaattatTATCCATAGTGGGCAATTTTTGAACAATCTGAAGGGCCTATCTGAGATGGCTTGATGCGTTCTCCCATGGAGGGGCCTGTCCCTCACCATTAATTAGAGAGCCAGAGTTAGACACGAGTTATGCACATGttctctcctcctgcagagcCTTTTACCTGTGCCtagtttgtgtaatttttttccataccAAATTTTCATCCCTACAGTTAGGTGGGATCAGCCCCAAGAACATAATTGGGTAAAAAATAACAGGTTAAAATAGATACGCAAGTGCTCTAAAGGTCTGTCTTTATGGTGAGTTCCAGGAGCTAACAGGAGAACCAGAGAGAGTGTTTTGTTGTCCctaaacactgaggaaaaaataatggaCTCCTACAATTGCAAGTAATCATTACCCAGCAGACTGTTTTCCACTGGGAACACAAACACCGTGAAATACTCAAGGTTCGAGATGTGGCTGTTCCAAAAATATTTACCGCAGCCTTCTCCTAATGGCAGGTGAGCTACCTTATTTTACTTCAGTCTCCATTCTCTTCTTCAGTATGTTATTGTCCTTCTGCCACCTACACAGGGATTCTCTTTAAGGGAGGCTCATCTATCTATGAAGGGACTGGATTgctggaatagaaaaaaaattccaagaccttttttattcttgaaaaggACTGCTCCTCCTGAAGAGTGCCTGGTAATTTCTTTAGTACTTTTTTGTTCTAATTATTAAGAGGAAGGGGTTATAATGGTTGggggtttctgtgtgtgtgtgtgtcttctgtGCGCATGCACGTGTGTGCTTTGAGTCTGGCTTTTTTCTTATTCACTGAATGTTATGTCCTCCATCCCGTTCAAAATATATGAATGAAATGAGAGGAGCTATTTTAAAGTCTTCCCTGTTCTCTTTAATGtatgtgtaaaagaaaaacaaaaccttcaaAAAACTTCCCTCTCGTGTTTGAATAAATTATGAGAGGAAAATAGCATGTGTACAGTTGTGTAAAAAGTTTCATTTCACAGAACTATGGAGCAGTTGAGATTGGCAGGGACTTGTGGAGATCATCCAGTAAAACCCCCCACTCAAGCAGAGTCAGCTAGAGCACATGGTCATGTCCCATCAGATTTTGAGTATCTTCAATGATGGAGATTCTTCAGCctttctgggtaacctgttccagtgtttgaccaaaCTCAACATACaacaacaaccaaccaaccaaaccgAAAAACTCctctcttatttttaaatggaattttctgtatttctctttgtgcctattgcctcttgtctgtTCATACTATGCTGAGCTTGAGCTAACCCTGAGTGGAGAAACAAAAGGTTAGCATGTGCTCTCAGTTGTAGTTTTTTTTGTGGACTtgtactgcttttgtttttatatagtGTGCAGGTGGGATAGACGTGAAGACACACACTGAATACAGTAATCATGTGTGGTACTGTGGAGCGTATACAGGATTATCCGTGTGCAGTTGATGATTCTTTTCTAGAATGAATCACATCCACATAAGGATAGCAAGAGGGACTCACTGCCAAAAAACCCGCTCTATCAATAAATTAACCATTTCTGTGTTTTAAGGACCATCTTCTTTGCTTAGAAGCAAGTGTTAGGATAGCAGAGCTCAGCTGGATAATGGGAGAAAAGTCCATTTCAGAGACTGGGacagtagaatcacagaatcgtctagcttggaaaagaccttgaagatcatctagtccaaccattaacctaacactgaccgttctcaactccaccaggaccctcagcgctatgtcagtgCTAGAGTACAATCCTCATCCTGAAAGGCAGGAAGAGTAAAATATTCTGCCATCATGAAGAAGACATATCACTGGAAGTGAAGTACACTCATTTGGAAAAGTTGTTCTTACTTATCAAAGGCTATGTGAAGGGAACCACCTTCCCTCCCCCCTCTAAACAATCTTTAGCTCTAGAAATACCTGAACACAACAGTAAAATATCATTTCCTCTTCTGGGATATTGTCCTATTACAAAGTAATCTATATAAATACTTAATTTACTATTTTGCATTTCTCTAAGTTAACTAGAAAACATGTATGCTATGacttctgcagttaaaaaaaaacacctgagGGACATGACCAGCATGAACCACACAGTGGTGACCTATTTCCAATTTTTACCTTTCTCCAGCATTCCAGAAATCCAAGTCTCTCTCTTTTGTCTGGTATTGCTCATGTACGTCAGTACTTTGCTGGGAAACATTCTCACCACTCTGATCACTATGGTAGATGTTGCCCTTCACTCCCCCATGTATTTTTATCTCAAGAACTTGTCCTTCCTGGAGATTGGCTACACTACATCCACAATCCCCAAGATGTTAGTGAACTTCCTCACAAAAAGGAAAGGCATATCCTTTCTGGGCTGTGCCTCTTAGGGATCACAGAATGTTGTCTGCTGGCTGCCATGGCCTTTGATCGTTATGTGGCCATATGCCGTCCCCTGCGCTACATGACCATGATGAGCTGGAACATGTGCTTCCTGCTTACAGCTGTATCTTAGCTTATTGGGGTCTTGGTGGCCTTAGGGCAGACAACTTTCATCTTTACCCTTCCATATTGTGGGCCCAACAGGATCAATCACTTCTTCTGTGACCTGCCGCCTCTGCTGAAGCTGGCTAGTGTGGACACCTACAAGAATGAAATCACCACCTACAAAATAGCAATCCTCTGTGTCACAGTTGTGTCATATGCCTGGATTCTCCACACCATCTTCAAGACTACACCATCTGGGGGCAAGAGGAAAACATTGTCTACCTGCTCATCTCACCTGGTTGTGGTCACTCTGTTTTATGGATCTGCCGTTGTGACCTACCTGAGACTCAAAGCTTTCTATTCAAGCAGCAGTAACagactgttttctctctcttacaTACTGATGCCTCCAATGATGAACCCCTTGGTTTACAGCTtgaggaacagagaggtgaaGCAAGCCTTGAAAAGACTGATagccaaaaatataaatatttgaaaagtttatGAATTATATTAAATGAAATCTAGCAGTAGCTTTGATATTGTGTGTGTTACTGGAAGGCCAATATGACTTCTTATCACTTACCCAAAAATTCGTATCTATCTTTCAGGTCTGAGTCAATCCTCCAAATAattccatccttttttttctttttcttttttttttttttttagaggtatTTCTCAGAATGTTTGTCATGTAATTTTAAGGTAGGTTTGGCATACAGATCAAGTGAATTGCAGCTACCATATCTTTTATGGCCTGTCCACCCATACAGAAATAGCTCTGTACTTTGCAGGTGTTTACCTGTGGTAAGATGAAACTCACATTATTCTCTGAATATTGTGAAAACATTTCTGTGgagtttatataaaaataattacacagtGATGCATGCTAGAAATTATCAGAGAAGAGGACAAAGGACATAATGAGAAGTACTCCACAAATATCTAAGACATTAATCTTCTGGTGAGTTCTGATGTAGAGtgccgcgattgagagacgggaggcaggcttgatgcaagcaaagttctccactttattacatgtaacactcattttcatagaaaatcagaagatgcgtgtgttaaattgattggttgctatgcttcagaattcttatcagcgcgcgctaattggtagctacttaacatttagcaattggactaatagcaactaagccgctcctataaaaaactctaaattccttgctgtctgcaccgtcttTGGCcgtttatcaagcatgactcacaggttagcaattcttcaccatatcagcacttttcccagtgcttttctctttcctttatcaggcctcccaaagtttgtagcctacaagttccagtacatccccctctaacaacggagcagtacaggccgttctgtctgagtccttcaagtcgtaTCCGGCAGTAGAGCTTTTAAATattatgaaaatgaaagataaattctCTTTAATTCTGTTTGCCTCTGCTTTGTCTCTCTGTCACtgtatatacatttatttttctcttcctttatccatCCCTGTGCATATAAAGCCCTGAAATTGTAGCTGACCAGGAGGTCCTTCTGAGATCTCTTCCAATTGgaattattctgattttatatgcatatattgcCTCTTCACCTTTCCATCTATCCTTTCATATTGATGCAAGGggttgtgtgtgggtgtgtgtgcatTACACCTATCTTTGTTCTTTGTTCTCCATTTCTGAGCTTATGCATCCATTCTGTCTGTATAACTATTCATCTACTCCTGTGTATGCTGCAGcacctctctttcttcttccctcttctgtATATAGTTCATTACCATATGATTCTCCACTCAGTTGATTGACTCAATTTCTATATGTCAGTCTTTCTGTCAGTCTTCCTTGCCTTGCCTGTCCAAAGACTCATGGTGGGATTCATCTGTCCAGTCCAGCCTCCATCTGTCAGAAACATTCATATCCtgattgttttctgtgtcatATTGAAATATGCCAGActtaaaaaggggggggggcggggggaagttATCTATGTGTAGACAACTGAATAAAACACCATATGCCTTATTTTCAGGTGTCTAAAGTGGATGCGGATGAATCCCAGTTAAAATAttgaacatttttcaaaaatcagactttttttaatacatatcaAGTTAATTGTCTCAAAGAATGAAGTAACAGGGGGGacctttcatttcttttggacttctcttcctttttagtACTATGAGTATTGGTGACCATGCTCATAGCAGCCTATGAGAGGGAAAAACTACTTTTCCCtggaatggattaaaaaaaaaaaaacaaactgaaaaaagaagaaaaaagctttgacTTCCttgcacattttaaagaaatatttttttttcagtacatttttggGTCATCTGGGTTATGAATTCTAATATGTAAGGCAGAAAATAAGTAGCAATACAGTAAACAATGTTCTGGTTTTTTATTGTCTTGTGTTGTTTAGATGAGTCTTTTGTCTGATGTTCAAAGAGGAAACCATAGTGACACACCTGTATTCATCCTCCTGGGTTTTCCTGGCCATCAGTATCTGAAAATGTCTTTGTTCGTGCTTTCTTTCATCATGTACATCTTGGCACTCTTGGGAAACTTTTCCATCGTGGTCTTAGTGAGAAGCCATCCACAACTTCATACCCCCATGTACTTTTTCCTCTGCAATCTGTCCTTCCTGGAGATCTGGTACACCACAGCTTGTGTCCCCAAAGCTCTAGCAGTCCTCTCGGGTGGAGACCCAaccatttcctttgaaaattaccTTCTACAGATgtactttgttttctctttgggCTGCACAGAGTATTTTCTCCTGGCTGCCATGGCATATGACCGTTGTCTGGCAATCTGTTTCCCCTTACATTATAACTCCATCATGAATTGCACCCTTTTAATCCAACTTGTCTTCGGATCATGGTTTTGTGGTTTCTTGTCCATAACCATACCTACATATATGATTAGCACATTGTCTTTCTGTGGCTCTAATGTTATTAATCATTTtttctgtgacatagccccatgGATAGTTCTCTCTTGCACAGATACCAGCCTGGTTGAGTTAGCGGCCTTCATAACCTCATTCATTGTCATCCTTGGCTCATGCACTATAACCCTGGTGTCCTATATTTACATCATCTCTACCATACTGAGAATCCCATCAGCTATAGACCAACAAAGGGCCTTTTCCACTTGCTCTTCCCATCTCATTGTTGTGATTATTTGGTATGGTTCTACCATTTTTCTCCATGTCAAACCTTCCATAAAGGACTCACTAGATTTGACTAAAACTGTCCATGTACTTAACACTATTGTCACACCTTTGCTGAATCCTTTCATTTATTCTCTGAGGAACAAAGAGGtgaaaaaagctttgaaaagaaCAGTGCAGTTTAAGGCCTGGGCTTGAGCTGGGATTGTCACTCAAAAGATGATATTAtgtttcagggatttttttgttactttaaaTACTGAGTTTATCTTGGAGATATGAGTGAGGTTGGAgcacattttacagaaaattttgTGGACAAAGTGTGGACCTGGGAGTCATGGATTTCATCTCCAGCTGTATCATAGACGTTCTTGCCTTGCACTTCCACTTCCTGCATTTGTAAAATCTGGACATCACACAAACCACTGTGGACTGGTTCTCTGATAATTAGGTGTAAAAATATATAGCTAATCCCTTGGAATTATTATTTGTTTCAGCCAATTTCAGAAATCTGTATGAGGAATTTCATCACCTGGGTCTCCTTTAATAGTCATGAGCAAGTGACAGGCACCTCCAAAAACCTATTTGAGACTTAAGAGTTCATTCACCTTAGAGGTGGACCCTTGGACAGCACCCACATAACCAAGATACTAATTTTGATGTGTCTACTTTGATGTTTCTACAAAGACTACATCCGGGCCTTCATATCCACTTTTATTCCAGATATGGGGATTCATTCTACCTGGACATAGAATatattgttttcatttaacatttcCTTGGGCTTCTGAGGATATACCCATACTATGTAATTAAATAGTGCCAGGGAATAGCCCTGGGCACAGGAATATGATTTTCTATGTTGCAGAATTGTTAGAAAGATCCCTGTTATAGCATTGGGTTATGCGACCTACTATTATTGCAAACATCCTTTGTTATTAGAGGAGTTTTTATCAGGCATAAACCATTTCTATAGATGGCTTGTATGTGTTTTCTGACTTGCTTCCTCTGTCTttatctctttcttctcctctctcagtTCTTTTcatttggttggttgggtttctTCCCTATGTCTGTTCTGATATCTGCAATGAGAGCCTGTTACCtccaaaattgtttttttaaaggaaccaTTAAAAAACCCTGCCTTGTTCTGTGTTCATTAAAAGGATCTCTGCTTCATGACATATGACATAGTAAAACACACTTGTTTAAAGAAGCAAgtattaaagacaaaaaattgCCTGCCATAAAATGAAATGTTCAACTGTCCATTTAATATCTGCAGTTCTATGGAGAATTATGGAAAACTCATTTTGACTCCCTGTGGTTCTACAACCACTCAAAGAACTGGTGATGACTCACCAAGACCGGAAAATCTGTGGGAGAGCTGACAAACTGCCCAATGGATTAAGGATAACAGCAGAAGCACATGACTTCTGGTATAAATTGATCTCATCATGAGTTACTACAATGGGAAATAGGCAGGAAATACAGACTTAAGCAGTTATCCCAGTGAAGGTAATTATTCAGAAATTCAGTAAGTCATGGGAACAGGACGAACAGGTCTTGTGTCAAATATATGTCACAAGTCAGGTAAAGGAAGTGAAACAGCTTTTAGGTGGTCCTCTCTGTCATACAATTCCTGGTAGACAAAATGTTagggagaggcagaaggaaagatgGGAGAAGCAACAGTGAGCAGCCATTAACTGCTAGGCCTCAGTGACAAACAACATCATTCCTAGTCTACCCATGACCTACTTCATCCAGTAGCAGAGCCACAGAGCCATGTGCACATGTTCACATATTGGTGCAGGCCTGGCTTTCTGTCCCCATCCCACACCAcaatcttccttccttccttccttccttccttccttccttccttccttccttccttccttccttccttccttccttccttccttccttccttccttcctcccttccttcctcccttcctcccttcctcccttcctcccttcctcccttcctcccttcctcccttcctcccttccttccttccttccttccttccttccttccttccttccttccttccttccttccttccttccttccttccttccttccttccttccttccttccttccttccttccttccttccttccttccttccttccttccttccttccaccgGCTGAgactttcttaattttatatgGCTTACCTAGGTGGCATTATTCCTGTACCCATACCCTGAACTCTGAATGAATCCCAGGGGTTCCTGCACAGAGCACATCCATGGGAGGAGTGATCAGACCTAAAGAGTTGTTTCCTAAGGTTATATGCAATTCCGAAAAAGAGTATGAACTCAAATAGTAGcatgaaaatataaaacactGCTGTCAGTGCCAAAGTCCttgcttactttttttcctgttacagtaATATACTTTTATGTTGTGGAAATGCCTAAAGATCAAAGTACTTCCCTTTGATCAGCCCTTCACTCTGGTCAGCCCTCTgcaagcagaaaagagaaataaagtttCTTTCCCAAGCAGCTGAGTAGAAAACCAAAGGCAGGGGATGTTGATGTATGGAACAACACAAGGAGATCAAAACCACCCCCAGGCCATCCTGAGAACCCCTAAGCTCTATTCTACTGAAGCAGACATGGAGACAGAAACAATTTATTGGAAGAACTTGATAATAATGAAGGGTTGTTTGTGTGGACTTTGGGACATGAACATGACTGTGACTGAAATGAAGACGGGGACTGCTACAGCATAGGTCAGGTAGGGACTGAATGCCCAGGCCTGTGCTTAAATGAGACCCCTGCATCCATGTGCAAAGGGTGTGAGTGGAGGCCCCAGGTGAGACTGGTGATGGACATAAGGGCCTACTAGCGTGATTAGGGTCCTGACAGTTTGTTAACTTACACATTAAAATGACCTTTGCATTGGAAGATAGTTTAGTGAGGCATGAACTTCCAGCTTTCACCATGCAAAACATCTACTTGCAGAAATCAGAGAGGAATCAGTCACTCACCTCCACGTACCTGTCTGTAAATGGCATTATGACAGGAACTTTCTGTGTGATGATGTGTCATCTGTTTTGAAGGTTAAGCATCTCTGTCTGAGGTataaacagtatttattttaatttcctataGAAGTCTAAAGAGTTTATTAACACATCAGTGTTGTCTGGCTTGGATTTCATCACAACTCAGTTCAAATGGATCAAATGTGGCTACTTGCTACTGATTAAGTCAAAGAGATGCTATATGTAGCCAGGGCAGAGAAGCAGGCATCGTCATAGTCTTTATACACTCAGGTGAGGTGAATTCCACCTAATTAATCCCCACACATCATCTTTAttcccaccccccttccccccagggTACTGGGAACTCTGCTAGGAAGTCATTCACATGAACTCACTGCTTTGTGGCTCTGGATATCAAAATATCACCAGAGCCTACAAAACACCTTGCTACCAGATCTTTCAAGGCCTGTTTGACTTGTTCATTTTGGAGAGTGTAGATGTAAGGGTTACATAGCTGAGTAATCACACAGTAGAGGAAAGACACAACTTTGTCAAAATCCCTTCCACCCCGCTGGCTTGGTCGGATGTACCTGAAGATGGAGCTGCTGTACAGAATAGTGACCACAATGAGATGAGCAGAGCATGTGGAAAAggcttttttcctgcttgctgAAGACTGGATGTGTGTGACAGTATGGATGATGTAGGCGTAGGAAAAAGCAGTTACTGATAAGGTGCCAGGTAATACTAGAACACTTGTCACTAGCATTAGTTTCTCAATGAGGCCTGTGTCCGTGCAGGACAGCTGGAGCAATGGCGCTATATCGCAGTAGAAGTGGTTGATGATGTTGGACCCACAGAATGGCAAATGGAATATAATTG
This window of the Strix uralensis isolate ZFMK-TIS-50842 chromosome 22, bStrUra1, whole genome shotgun sequence genome carries:
- the LOC141953251 gene encoding LOW QUALITY PROTEIN: olfactory receptor 10A7-like (The sequence of the model RefSeq protein was modified relative to this genomic sequence to represent the inferred CDS: inserted 1 base in 1 codon; substituted 1 base at 1 genomic stop codon), yielding MTSMNHTVVTYFQFLPFSSIPEIQVSLFCLVLLMYVSTLLGNILTTLITMVDVALHSPMYFYLKNLSFLEIGYTTSTIPKMLVNFLTKRKGISFLGCASXGITECCLLAAMAFDRYVAICRPLRYMTMMSWNMCFLLTAVSXLIGVLVALGQTTFIFTLPYCGPNRINHFFCDLPPLLKLASVDTYKNEITTYKIAILCVTVVSYAWILHTIFKTTPSGGKRKTLSTCSSHLVVVTLFYGSAVVTYLRLKAFYSSSSNRLFSLSYILMPPMMNPLVYSLRNREVKQALKRLIAKNINI
- the LOC141953252 gene encoding olfactory receptor 6F1-like, with amino-acid sequence MSLLSDVQRGNHSDTPVFILLGFPGHQYLKMSLFVLSFIMYILALLGNFSIVVLVRSHPQLHTPMYFFLCNLSFLEIWYTTACVPKALAVLSGGDPTISFENYLLQMYFVFSLGCTEYFLLAAMAYDRCLAICFPLHYNSIMNCTLLIQLVFGSWFCGFLSITIPTYMISTLSFCGSNVINHFFCDIAPWIVLSCTDTSLVELAAFITSFIVILGSCTITLVSYIYIISTILRIPSAIDQQRAFSTCSSHLIVVIIWYGSTIFLHVKPSIKDSLDLTKTVHVLNTIVTPLLNPFIYSLRNKEVKKALKRTVQFKAWA